In Chloroflexia bacterium SDU3-3, one DNA window encodes the following:
- a CDS encoding GNAT family N-acetyltransferase codes for MSDTIYAPVGAEHMAQFAAGDAFAFGIESVDVDRWLATLPQNVARGVFAGGRLTSQMVLQPYTLTDGRASHLFGAIGAVSCPPELRRRGYVEQMLRGACDEMRERGMALAMLHPFKVSFYGRFGWATCMDRAVYRCAPEDLLPFQRRQSGQFTIEDERSIPQLDAIYAQALRGRFGPMVRDAQWWRSEILTTWDGKPRRIAIWRDEQGQGRAYTIYRMEKKPDSTTRMVCREMVALDPVARANLFAFLSQHDSQCEQVEFRAPVDAPVNLLMPNPLRCEVEQHFMLRLVDVEQALASYRFPSAARGTLTLAVADDWLAFNQGVYQIEVADGAAQVRRLPADAPAQISCDVRALAQIYARYLRPSAAAAFGIITASSRDALAVADTLFAGLAPFSFDFF; via the coding sequence ATGAGTGATACGATCTACGCCCCCGTGGGGGCCGAGCATATGGCCCAGTTCGCCGCTGGCGACGCCTTCGCCTTCGGGATTGAGTCGGTGGATGTGGACCGCTGGCTGGCCACGCTGCCGCAGAATGTGGCGCGCGGCGTGTTCGCGGGCGGCAGGCTCACATCCCAGATGGTGCTGCAGCCCTACACCCTGACCGATGGCCGCGCCAGCCACCTGTTCGGCGCGATCGGCGCGGTCTCGTGCCCGCCCGAGCTGCGGCGGCGCGGCTATGTGGAGCAGATGCTGCGCGGGGCCTGTGACGAGATGCGCGAGCGCGGCATGGCGCTGGCCATGCTGCACCCGTTCAAGGTCTCGTTCTACGGGCGATTCGGCTGGGCCACCTGCATGGATCGGGCGGTCTACCGCTGCGCCCCCGAAGATCTGCTGCCCTTCCAGCGGCGGCAGAGCGGCCAGTTCACCATCGAGGATGAGCGCAGCATCCCGCAGCTGGATGCGATCTACGCCCAGGCGCTGCGTGGCCGCTTCGGGCCCATGGTGCGCGACGCCCAGTGGTGGCGCAGCGAGATCCTGACCACATGGGATGGCAAGCCGCGCCGCATCGCCATCTGGCGCGACGAGCAGGGCCAGGGCCGGGCCTACACCATCTACCGCATGGAGAAGAAGCCCGACAGCACCACGCGCATGGTCTGCCGCGAGATGGTGGCGCTCGACCCAGTGGCCCGCGCCAACCTGTTCGCCTTCCTCTCGCAGCACGACTCGCAGTGTGAGCAGGTGGAGTTCCGCGCGCCGGTGGATGCGCCGGTGAACCTGCTGATGCCCAACCCGCTGCGCTGCGAGGTGGAGCAGCACTTCATGCTGCGGCTGGTGGATGTCGAGCAGGCGCTGGCCAGCTACCGCTTCCCTTCCGCCGCGCGCGGCACGCTGACGCTGGCCGTGGCCGACGACTGGCTGGCCTTCAACCAGGGTGTCTACCAGATCGAGGTGGCCGATGGCGCGGCCCAGGTGCGCCGCCTGCCCGCCGACGCGCCCGCCCAGATCAGCTGCGACGTGCGCGCCTTGGCCCAGATCTATGCCCGCTACCTGCGGCCCAGCGCTGCCGCCGCGTTCGGCATCATCACGGCCAGCAGCCGCGATGCGCTGGCCGTGGCCGACACGCTGTTCGCCGGGCTTGCGCCGTTCTCATTCGATTTCTTCTAG